The genomic stretch GAAATCAAAAACAATCTCAGCCAAAGGCATATCAAAGGTCAGCTCCACCCTGTCCGCAGTCAGGTAGACTTGGTTTTTGATTTGTCCTCGCTTCTCCATACACAATTGGATTACTGGTCCGACATAATCGGACTTGGTAATGATCGATGCATGGACATAAGGCTCTTCAATATGTTTGAAAAGGTTTGGATCCGGCATATCCGATGGGGCATTGATCAGCTTGATAGTATCATCGTTCATCAATGCCTTAAATTGCACCGAAGGGACAGTGGTGATCACCGTCATGCCAAACTCACGCTCCAAGCGCTCCTGGATGATCTCCATGTGCAACATCCCCAAAAAACCGCAACGGAAACCAAAGCCCAGGGCTGCCGAGGTTTCAGGTTCCCAAACCAAGGCAGCGTCATTTAGCTGAAGCTTCTCCATCGATGCCCTCAACTCCTCAAATTCCGTAGTCTCTACGGGATAAATCCCCGCAAAAACCATAGGTTTGACATTTTCAAATCCTTTGATGGCTGTGGTACAAGGACGCTTGATATGCGTAATGGTATCCCCTACCTTGACTTCTTTGGCCACCTTGATACCAGAAATCAGGTAACCTACATTTCCTGCACTGATGGTTTTCTGTGGGTGTTGGACAATACCAAGCACACCGATTTCATCGGCATCGTATTCCCTGCCTGTGTTGACAAACTTAATCTTATCGCCTTTATTAATGGTTCCGTTAAACACACGAAAAAGCACCTCCACACCCCTGAAGGGATTATAAACCGAGTCGAAGATCATGGCCTGCAACGGTTCATCCGCATTCCCTTTTGGCGCAGATATCTTTTCAACTACCGCATTCAGGATATCTTCGATTCCTGTGCCTTCTTTGCCAGAGGCCAAAATAATATCCTCCCGATCACAGCCTATCAGGTCAATCACCTCATCAGCGACTACCTCAGGCTCAGCACCGGGAAGGTCGATTTTATTCAGCACCGGGATAATCTCCAGATCATGCTCCATTGCAAGGTAAAGATTGGAAATTGTCTGGGCTTCCACCCCTTGGGATGCATCCACGATCAACAAAGCCCCTTCACAGGCCGCAATGGAACGGGAAACCTCATAGGAGAAATCCACGTGTCCAGGGGTGTCTATAAGGTTCAGGGTATACTCCTCTCCTTGATAGGTATATTTCATTTGGATCGCATGAGACTTAATGGTAATTCCCCGCTCACGCTCGAGATCCATATTATCCAACAATTGATCCTGCATCTCCCTTTCAGTCACCGTATTGGTAAACTGGAGAAGACGATCCGCCAACGTACTCTTCCCATGATCAATATGGGCGATGATACAGAAGTTTCTTATTTTTTGCATATCCATTCTGTCGGCAAAAATAGTAAATAGTCTTTGCAAAACCGCAACTTGCACGCCATTAGAATGAAGTAATCCTCCAGGCAGCCAACCCAAGTCACCAAATAAAGCATTCTAATGCCCTAAATACTGCCCCAAACCTCTATTTCATCATATATCCAACAACACTTCATATCAAGAAGAAACCTTCACAAGGAATTCTATCTCCCCATTTGTATCTTTGCCTTTCCAAAAAGGTTATGCATGCATGAAAAAACTGGCAGAAAAGAAAAAAAGGCAAAATATCGGTGAATACATCGTCTACATGTACCAAATGGAAGATTTGCTTCGCTCTTACCAATTCAACATGGATGAAGTCCACCAATATGTGATTGCCCATTACCCGGTCCCCCCTGAAGAAAAGAAAGAAATTACCGATTGGTTTGAAGCCCTATCAGAAAAAATGCAGCAAGAAAACATCCAGGAAACCGGGCATCTGGAGGCCACCCAGCAAGAAGTGAGGAAATTGGCAGAGATCCATTGGGATTTATTAAAATCGGACAGGGAATACTTTGCCATTTACCATGAGGCAAAGCCCCATATCATCGAATCCATCATCGCAGCCGAGGGGCAGGACATTGGCCATGAAATCCAAATCTGCATCAATGGGGTTTACGGGCTATTATTATGCCGGCTGACGGGCAAAAAGCTTACCACTGAACAGGAGAAGGCTGCACAAGCTTTTGGCAAGGTATTGAGCTACCTCAACCTGGCATATATGGAATATCCCAATTAAAAAGGTGCGGCCTCCTTAGCGAGATCCCCTAGAATTCCATATACTCGTAAATACTCTTATAAAGTCCGTTTTCAGCGACAAAGTCCAAAAACTGCTGGTAAAAGGGATGGCTGCTTAAAGTGCCGCTGTCCCCAATGACAATCAATTTTCTTTTGGCCCTGGTAAGAGCAACATTCATCCTTCTGGTATCTGCCAAAAAGCCAATTTCTCCTTGTTCATTTGACCGCACCAAGCTGATCAAGACCACATCCCGCTCCTGGCCTTGAAAACCATCTATGGTACCGATCGTAACCACATCAGACAGCTCCCTCAGCCCTTCAAATACTGCGCCCTCTTCCATCAACTCGGTCAACTTCTTTACCTGGGCTTTATAGGGGGAAATCACCCCAATGGTAAATTGCTGTTCCTGAAAGCACCCTACACCAATTCGTTCTACCAACTTTTCCAGTAGCCCCAAGCCAAAGCGTGCTTCTTCGGCATTCAGTTTACTTAACGAATCCTTTTCGAGGTGTTCCCCAAAGCCGCTGCCTGCCGTATCGATAAACTCCATTACCGGTTCCGCTCTGCTCAAGCAGTGGGCATCGGTCAATGCCGCCGCCTCCAATTGCCCTTGATAGAAATATTCACTTGAAAACCGCATGATCAGCTCGGGCATCCGGTACTGCACCTTAAGCATCCAGCTGGCTTCAGGCTGACGGTCGATTACTTTTTCGAACAAGGTTTCGCTCAACCCTTCCTTACTTGCTTCATATGATTTTATGGTTGGCGGAAGCTGGCAGTGATCGCCGGCCATCACTACTTTTTTTGCCTTCATGACCGGAATCCAAGTGGCTGGCTCCAGGCCTTGCGCTGCCTCATCGATAAATACTACCGGAAACTCCATTCCTTTTAAGGCAGTATGATTGGCCCCCACCAGCGTGGTGGCTATCACCTGGTTTTGCTGAAAGACATCATATAAAATATAATCTTCCAAATGCCTGGCGGCCTCTTTTACCTTTGATGCCTCAGCAAATAGCTGCTTACGCTGCTGGCGTTCCGCAGCCCCAAAATTTCGTTTATATTTTCTTCCCAACTTGCGGTACTCCTCCGCTGACTTACGTAATTTCTTTAAATCCTTAAAACTACTGTGCTGTGCTATTTTGGCATCCAGTGTCTGTTCCAAAATCTGATCGTCGACCCTTGCAGGATGCCCTATGCGCAAGGTCGATATTCTTTTTGCCAAGAGCTTTTCTACCAGCAAGTCCACTGCAGCATTACTGGGAGCGCAGACCATCACTTGAGGGTGTCGTTGTAGCGTCTCATTGATCGCTTGCACCATCGTAGTGGTCTTGCCAGTACCGGGAGGGCCATGCACCAAGGCCACGTCTTGGGCTGCCAGCACCTTTTGAACTGCTTCAACCTGACTGTGATTTAGATGGGAAGTCGCAAAAACCAAGGGCAATCCAGCCGTAAACGAAGCGGCTTCCTGCCCCAAAAGGACATCCCTTAGCTGCCCCAATCTTCCTGCACCTGCCTTGATCACCTGCTGCATCGCATACTCCATTTCGCGATAACTTGCCTCATCAAAATGCAGGTCAACCCCTAATTTGCCATCCTGCAACCAATCCGGCCACTCATGCCCCATCAAGGTAATGACCATGGTATTCTTCTTAACCAAATTGACCACGCCATTTGTTCGTAATGGCGCACCGTCCGAAAAATTTGAAAACAAAGAAACCGTCTTTCCGGATTGAAAGCCATGTGAAAGACGGCTATCCCCCCTTTCTATCTCTACGATCAACCGGTCTCCCAACCCTACTTTGGTCTTCACCACCTGCACGGGGTACCAGCAAATCCCATCCTTCTGCTTATCGGCAATCGAAGCACTGAGTGTTTTGAGCCGGTACTGCTCCAGGTCTTCTTTCCACTCTTTTTTTAAAAGTTGTAAAGTTATTTTTAATTCTTCCTGTATTCTCGACATCAATGGTTATTTTTAATATTCAAAACTAATGTAATTAAACCGGGTTTTCAGGCATTCAAACGTTTTTCAATATTGAACTTTTTAGCACACGCATATCTATCATTTGACCACCCCAAGGTTCTGCTCGGGAACTTTATAGGTGATTTTGTACGCGGCAACCTGGAGGAACAGTTTGAACCGGGGATCGCCCTGGGCGTCCATCTTCACCGGGAAATAGACCATTTCACAGACACTCATCCGGTGGTGAAGGAGGCACAGGAGATGTTAAAGCCTATCTACAAGCGCTATTCGCTGGTGATTACTGATGTTTTTTTTGATTATTTCTTGAGCAAATACTGGAATGAATACGACGACAGAAGCATTCAGGAATTTTCGCAGCAAGTCTATGCCATCATAGACAAAAACAAAGAAAAACTCCCTAAAAGCTTTTTGCAGCTCTTTCACCACATGAAAACAGGAAACTGGCTAGTGGTATATGGGACCATTGACGGTATGAAAGCCACCTTGACTGCCATCTCCAAACTTACTACTTTTGATTCCAAAATGGGATCAGCCCATCTGTTTCTCCAACAGCACGAGACAGCGCTGAAGGGATATTTTGACCGCTTCTTCCCTGATTTGATCACTTTCTCCAGGCATAAAATGGAGGAACTAATGAAAGATTATGATTCATTGTAAACCAAAACGATCCACCTATATATCATTAGGGATAGTAGTCGCCATCCTCTTTGCCGGCTTGAGCTATATCCTTCATGATTTTAGCACCGTCAGGACGTATGGATTGGCATTTTACCTGATCAGTGCCAGTATCCTCACAGTGGTACTCCTCATGCTATTGGTAAAAATGATGGCCGGATACCGTTTTGTTACTGCCGGCAAAGGCAAAATAATCGTAAGGCTACCACTCAGGGGAATGAAAAAAGACTATCCCTTGGCGGACATCCTGGTGTGGCAGGAAGAGATTGTGCATGCCAATAAAAAAGAATTCAGGCAATTGACCATCGTTTTTGATGACAAAAACTCCATCAGCCTCAGCAACCACGAACATGTCAACTACATTGAGCTCTACCAATACCTGATCAAAAAAGTCCCAAAGAAAAAAATCAAGCCCTAAATAGCGCGCATGATCTATCCTTCGATTTCATACGGCAATATTGAAGGATCATTTCAGGAATAAGGCCGGGACTTATTAAAGGCATGGTCCAAGCCTGAAGACTTGGACCATATTTAGCCTTTCTTTATACTTGACACTGTTGCTTTTACTTTAATGTTTCCAGTCGTACTGGTCTATGTTTTCCAGACAGGCATTGAGCAACTTGATGCTTGCTGCGATATCTTTTTTGTTAGCCATTTCGATGACTTGGTGCATGTGCCTGGTAGGAATGGAAATAGCCCCCGCGATAGCTCCTTGCTTCCCCATTCGCTGCACCCCTGCGGTGTCTGTACCACCGGCCGTAAGGATCTCAGGCTGCCATTTGATTTGATTGCTTTCGGCAGTTTTTTTCATAAAGTCCACCATTCTATAATCACAGATGGTCATGGCATCCATTATTTTAACAGCAGTCCCCTTTCCGAGCTCGGTCACCTTCTCATGTGGTGAAGCGCCCGGCACATCAAATGCAATGGTCGTATCCAGGGCGATCCCAAAATCCGGATTGACCCCATGGGCAGCCACATTTGCTCCGCGAAGCCCTACCTCCTCTTGGACGGTAAAGGCAGCATAAACATCATAAGGAGGGTTTTTAATGGTTTTTAGCGCTTCTATCAGGATAAAAACAGCTACCCGGTTATCGATGGACTTACAATTCACACAGTCCCCCATCTCTATCAGTTCGCGGTCTCTGGTCACCGAATCCCCCACCTGGACGTACTTCTCTACCTCATCCTTGCTCATTCCCAGGTCAATAAAATAGTCGGTAGTTTTGGGAAGTTTGTTCCTTTCGTCGGGCGTCATGACATGGATCGGCTTGCTGCCCATCACCCCGACTAAGTCCTTCTTGCCATGCACAATCACCCTTTGGGCAGTCAGGGTCTTCGGATCAAAACCGCCCAGGGTATGGAATCTCAAAAAGCCATTTTCATCTATGTGTGTGATGATAAACCCAATCTCATCCATGTGAGCGGCCACCATCACCCTCTTCCCATCAGGATTTTTACTCCCTTTTTTGACGGCGATGACATTGCCTAAGTTATCTACCTTTACCTCATCTACCAACGGGGTCACTTCCTGAATGACCAAGTCCCTGATTCTTTTTTCAAAACCAGGCGCACCGGCAATTTCACAAACTTGCTTTAACAGTCCAGTATTGATACTCATATTTTTTACAGTTTAATTTTTTAAGTGTTTTTCTTTGGCAGGCCCTTTGGCAGGCCTGAAAATACAAAAAGGCCATCATAATGAC from Echinicola soli encodes the following:
- a CDS encoding AAA domain-containing protein, with translation MSRIQEELKITLQLLKKEWKEDLEQYRLKTLSASIADKQKDGICWYPVQVVKTKVGLGDRLIVEIERGDSRLSHGFQSGKTVSLFSNFSDGAPLRTNGVVNLVKKNTMVITLMGHEWPDWLQDGKLGVDLHFDEASYREMEYAMQQVIKAGAGRLGQLRDVLLGQEAASFTAGLPLVFATSHLNHSQVEAVQKVLAAQDVALVHGPPGTGKTTTMVQAINETLQRHPQVMVCAPSNAAVDLLVEKLLAKRISTLRIGHPARVDDQILEQTLDAKIAQHSSFKDLKKLRKSAEEYRKLGRKYKRNFGAAERQQRKQLFAEASKVKEAARHLEDYILYDVFQQNQVIATTLVGANHTALKGMEFPVVFIDEAAQGLEPATWIPVMKAKKVVMAGDHCQLPPTIKSYEASKEGLSETLFEKVIDRQPEASWMLKVQYRMPELIMRFSSEYFYQGQLEAAALTDAHCLSRAEPVMEFIDTAGSGFGEHLEKDSLSKLNAEEARFGLGLLEKLVERIGVGCFQEQQFTIGVISPYKAQVKKLTELMEEGAVFEGLRELSDVVTIGTIDGFQGQERDVVLISLVRSNEQGEIGFLADTRRMNVALTRAKRKLIVIGDSGTLSSHPFYQQFLDFVAENGLYKSIYEYMEF
- a CDS encoding M42 family metallopeptidase; translated protein: MSINTGLLKQVCEIAGAPGFEKRIRDLVIQEVTPLVDEVKVDNLGNVIAVKKGSKNPDGKRVMVAAHMDEIGFIITHIDENGFLRFHTLGGFDPKTLTAQRVIVHGKKDLVGVMGSKPIHVMTPDERNKLPKTTDYFIDLGMSKDEVEKYVQVGDSVTRDRELIEMGDCVNCKSIDNRVAVFILIEALKTIKNPPYDVYAAFTVQEEVGLRGANVAAHGVNPDFGIALDTTIAFDVPGASPHEKVTELGKGTAVKIMDAMTICDYRMVDFMKKTAESNQIKWQPEILTAGGTDTAGVQRMGKQGAIAGAISIPTRHMHQVIEMANKKDIAASIKLLNACLENIDQYDWKH
- the lepA gene encoding translation elongation factor 4 produces the protein MDMQKIRNFCIIAHIDHGKSTLADRLLQFTNTVTEREMQDQLLDNMDLERERGITIKSHAIQMKYTYQGEEYTLNLIDTPGHVDFSYEVSRSIAACEGALLIVDASQGVEAQTISNLYLAMEHDLEIIPVLNKIDLPGAEPEVVADEVIDLIGCDREDIILASGKEGTGIEDILNAVVEKISAPKGNADEPLQAMIFDSVYNPFRGVEVLFRVFNGTINKGDKIKFVNTGREYDADEIGVLGIVQHPQKTISAGNVGYLISGIKVAKEVKVGDTITHIKRPCTTAIKGFENVKPMVFAGIYPVETTEFEELRASMEKLQLNDAALVWEPETSAALGFGFRCGFLGMLHMEIIQERLEREFGMTVITTVPSVQFKALMNDDTIKLINAPSDMPDPNLFKHIEEPYVHASIITKSDYVGPVIQLCMEKRGQIKNQVYLTADRVELTFDMPLAEIVFDFFDKLKTISRGYASLDYDLRENKPSKMVRLDVMLNGEVVDALSAVVHRDKAYEWGKRLCEKLKELVPRQMFEIAIQAAIGTKIIARETVKAMRKNVLAKCYGGDISRKRKLLDKQKKGKKRMRQVGNVEVPQEAFMAVLKLD
- a CDS encoding DUF4924 family protein, translated to MKKLAEKKKRQNIGEYIVYMYQMEDLLRSYQFNMDEVHQYVIAHYPVPPEEKKEITDWFEALSEKMQQENIQETGHLEATQQEVRKLAEIHWDLLKSDREYFAIYHEAKPHIIESIIAAEGQDIGHEIQICINGVYGLLLCRLTGKKLTTEQEKAAQAFGKVLSYLNLAYMEYPN
- a CDS encoding acyl carrier protein phosphodiesterase codes for the protein MNFLAHAYLSFDHPKVLLGNFIGDFVRGNLEEQFEPGIALGVHLHREIDHFTDTHPVVKEAQEMLKPIYKRYSLVITDVFFDYFLSKYWNEYDDRSIQEFSQQVYAIIDKNKEKLPKSFLQLFHHMKTGNWLVVYGTIDGMKATLTAISKLTTFDSKMGSAHLFLQQHETALKGYFDRFFPDLITFSRHKMEELMKDYDSL